A section of the Mastomys coucha isolate ucsf_1 unplaced genomic scaffold, UCSF_Mcou_1 pScaffold15, whole genome shotgun sequence genome encodes:
- the Bpifb1 gene encoding BPI fold-containing family B member 1, protein MASPWIITLLCGLLGATLVQANLSPPAVLNLGPEVIQKHLTQALKDHDATAILQELPLLRAMQDKSGSIPILDSLVRTVLRYIIWMKVTSANILQLVVQPSIYDQELVVRIPLDMVAGLNTPLIKTIVEFQMSTEVQALIRVERSTSGPARLNLSDCSSSESTLRLSLLHKLSFVVNSLAKNVMNLLVPALPQIVKTHLCPVIQQAFDDMYEDFLTLTTEPIALSPGALEFGLLSPAIQDSNILLNLKAKLLDSQARVTNWFNSSVASLMETTTDGAPFSLTVRQDLVNAIVTTLVPKEELVILLRFVIPDVARQLQTDIKEINAEAANKLGPTQMLKIFTHSTPHIVLNEGSATAAQSVVLEVFPTNADVRPFFSLGIEASYEAQFFTEGNRLMLNFNNVSIERIKLMISDINLFDPEVLRDTLTKILEYALLPNENGKLRTGVPMSMSKALGYEKAVCSVSKGALKLTPASS, encoded by the exons ATGGCCAGCCCATGGATTATCACCCTCCTCTGTGGCTTGCTGGGAGCCACACTAGTCCAAGCTAACCTCAGTCCTCCTGCAGTGCTCAACCTTGGCCCAGAAGTCATCCAGAAAC ACCTGACCCAGGCACTGAAGGACCACGATGCCACTGCCATCCTCCAGGAGTTGCCACTGCTCAGAGCCATGCAAGATAAGTCTGGCAGCATCCCCATACTGGACAGCCTCGTGCGCACCGTTCTGAGATACATCATCTG GATGAAGGTCACCTCTGCTAACATCCTCCAGCTGGTTGTGCAGCCTTCAATCTATGACCAGGAGCTGGTGGTCAGAATCCCCCTGGACATGGTTGCTGGATTAAACAC GCCACTGATCAAGACCATAGTGGAGTTCCAAATGAGCACCGAGGTCCAAGCCCTCATCAGGGTGGAGAGGAGCACGAGTGGCCCCGCCCGCCTGAACCTCAGCGACTGCTCCAGCAGTGAGAGCACCCTGCGCCTCAGCCTGCTTCACAA GCTCTCGTTCGTGGTCAACTCCTTGGCAAAGAATGTTATGAATCTCCTGGTGCCAGCCCTGCCCCAAATAGTGAAAACCCAC CTGTGCCCTGTGATCCAGCAGGCTTTTGATGACATGTACGAAGACTTCCTGACACTGACAACAG AACCCATTGCCCTCAGCCCTGGAGCCCTGGAGTTTGGCCTTCTGTCTCCTGCTATCCAGGACAGTAATATCCTGTTGAACCTGAAG GCCAAGCTGCTGGACTCACAGGCAAGGGTAACCAACTGGTTCAACAGCTCTGTGGCTTCCCTGATGGAGACCACCACAGACGGGGCCCCTTTCAGCCTGACTGTGAGGCAGGACCTGGTGAATGCCATTGTGACCACCCTGGTCCCCAAGGAGGAGCTTGTAATCCTGCTCAGATTTGTG atTCCTGATGTGGCCCGCCAGTTACAGACAGACATCAAGGAGATCAATGCAGAG GCAGCCAACAAGCTGGGACCCACTCAGATGTTGAAGATCTTCACCCACAGCACCCCCCATATTGTGCTGAACGAGGGCAGTGCCACAGCGGCTCAAAGTGTTGTGCTGGAAGTGTTCCCCACCAATGCAGATGTCCGGCCCTTCTTCTCTCTCGGCATT GAAGCCAGTTATGaagctcaattcttcacagaaggCAACCGGCTTATGCTCAACTTCAATAACGTCAG TATTGAACGCATCAAGCTGATGATCTCAGACATCAATCTGTTCGAT CCTGAAGTCCTGAGGGACACCCTGACCAAGATCCTTGAGTACGCACTGCTGCCCAATGAGAATG GCAAACTGAGAACTGGAGTCCCCATGTCAATGTCCAAGGCGTTGGGTTACGAGAAAGCTGTGTGCTCTGTGAGCAAG GGTGCCCTCAAGCTCACTCCAGCCTCCTCCTAG